One region of Culex pipiens pallens isolate TS chromosome 2, TS_CPP_V2, whole genome shotgun sequence genomic DNA includes:
- the LOC120414991 gene encoding uncharacterized protein LOC120414991 — MEQITIFKICDLHMNNRQMIACQPNRESVLDHGSSALQKQVNRILLAADGCEITTDLVLTACQSQLLMLLSQGEAWMSFGSNTVPVEETANSPFRVEVPIGDSNTIGEDYNLELADEIILLEGGHTQDATEMKSFNLSDLHVKNPGFDAPIGEFPVALTSPSTSTSTVQKAAVTARAADECEPSKTDENRSPNVPTKRPVEQISIVKPKRKLTTDMKFHSFQIDWTKVSDRLLNKFKDHQEFVDKNPDKPVPREVRITNDDINDLIPVVVEQLRAIDTDISADVMKSVALQITGKFPCLDFPDDDGFKDGKGFVMIKSKLINRNSYCKRFKEGKVVSSSRSDRSKQLNAKSGTLKEYWENTAAECPKAAHSILLRDEPDLLTDSVLEETQPFVRVLLNSQDTHKMLSKWPVLRRANLLKFHFEKATGRNLNDLSKYWNAKKTKMIDYSRTVKKTVPLGGEATTLQICTFLAFLVGEEINKLIINKEMGTSIDDIFTNEASPVIVGIGESSHIFN, encoded by the exons ATGGAGCAAATAACAATCTTCAAGATCTGCGATCTGCACATGAACAACCGCCAAATGATTGCCTGCCAACCGAATAGAGAAAGTGTTCTTGATCATg GATCTTCAGCTCTACAAAAGCAAGTGAACCGAATCCTTCTCGCCGCGGACGGTTGCGAAATTACCACCGATTTGGTCTTAACAGCGTGTCAAAGTCAGCTGCTGATGTTGCTGAGCCAGGGCGAAGCATGGATGTCGTTCGGTTCTAACACCGTTCCGGTAGAGGAAACGGCAAATTCGCCATTCCGCGTCGAAGTACCAATTG GTGACAGCAACACGATCGGCGAAGATTACAATCTCGAGCTAGCTGATGAAATCATTCTTCTGGAAGGAGGACACACTCAAGATGCTACGGAAATGAAATCCTTTAATTTGAGTGACCTACACGTGAAGAATCCGGGGTTTGACGCGCCGATCGGAGAATTTCCGGTGGCTCTAACATCACCATCTACGTCTACGTCCACCGTCCAGAAGGCCGCCGTCACTGCTCGTGCTGCCGACGAATGTGAACCCAGCAAAACCGATGAAAACCGATCGCCCAACGTCCCGACGAAGCGGCCGGTTGAGCAGATTAGCATCGTGAAGCCAAAGAGGAAGCTTACTACAGATATGAAGTTTCATAGTTTCCAAATAGATTGGACAAAAGTGAGCGACCGGCTTTTGAACAAGTTCAAAGATCATCAAGAATTCGTAGACAAAAATCCCGATAAACCCGTTCCGCGAGAAGTCCGAATCACCAACGATGACATCAATGATTTGATCCCAGTTGTCGTTGAACAGCTCCGAGCGATCGATACGGACATTTCAGCCGACGTTATGAAGTCTGTAGCGCTACAAATCACGGGAAAATTCCCTTGCCTCGATTTTCCCGACGACGACGGTTTTAAGGACGGCAAGGGTTTCGTGATGATCAAGTCGAAGTTAATCAACAGGAACAGTTATTGCAAACGATTCAAGGAGGGAAAAGTAGTCTCGTCGTCGCGATCCGATCGATCAAAACAATTGAACGCAAAGTCCGGTACGCTAAAGGAGTATTGGGAAAACACGGCAGCTGAATGTCCCAAAGCCGCACACTCGATCCTGCTGCGCGATGAACCGGATTTGCTGACTGATTCTGTTCTGGAAGAAACGCAGCCTTTCGTGCGAGTTCTACTGAACAGTCAAGACACGCATAAAATGCTGTCGAAGTGGCCTGTTCTGCGACGAGCAAATCTTCTTAAATTTCATTTCGAGAAAGCAACCGGCCGAAACCTCAACGATCTGTCCAAGTAttggaatgcaaaaaaaactaaaatgattgATTACTCTcgaactgtaaaaaaaactgttccacTCGGCGGCGAGGCAACGACACTTCAAATCTGCACATTTTTGGCGTTTCTTGTGGGAGAAGAGATCAACAAGCTGATCATCAACAAAGAG ATGGGCACAAGCATCGACGATATTTTCACGAATGAGGCCAGTCCAGTGATAGTGGGAATCGGTGAGTCCAgccatatttttaattga
- the LOC120414990 gene encoding synaptic vesicle glycoprotein 2B-like, protein MVESETDTNNSKYTNVRDDRVANGVGTKELPVAIPVDLNGGSKQTGLQIVPSKQQQDKASLDPERGFASKADFEHAIELTGYGRFHYILLAICGLVSTSEEMDVISMSFILPSAQCDLDLNTQSKGWLNSIIFIGMMVGAYVWGSVADSLGRKKVLIVISIMNALCIVASSFSQNYETFMVFRFLNGAALGGSGPVIWSYFAEFQPKAKRGSMLSFMAAFWTIGNLLVAGLAWLIIPANIGFTTAAFTFNSWRIFLMVCSIPSFIVAGLLLYLPESPKFLLSQGKMEDALAIFRGIYVTNTGKSADNYPVKELIIDEKLKSELEDVKKPIKNKYKRMLFNIMDNSKQLFMSPIVKFTTISITINFTFHIGYYGLMMWFPELFNRFDEYTRAHPDVEEASVCQVTDYVVKMGSHSDTGVCSATIPSTVFLESLITVAAALPANVIAVLFMDKLGRKFFLVFSTMSAGLCSASMYLVTNKHQNLAVSAIFSGVISMGNASLDCLITEVFPTNLRATGVAISMVAARLGGIIGNVVIATLLDLYCPAPTFIVAILLAGGGLMCLFLPNTTRTALS, encoded by the exons ATGGTAGAAAGTGAAACCGATACCAACAATTCAAAGT ATACCAATGTAAGAGACGATCGAGTAGCAAACGGCGTCGGCACAAAGGAGCTCCCGGTTGCGATTCCGGTGGACTTGAACGGTGGCAGCAAGCAAACTGGCCTGCAGATCGTCCCCTCGAAGCAACAGCAGGACAAAGCGTCGCTCGATCCCGAGCGGGGCTTCGCCAGCAAGGCTGACTTCGAGCATGCGATAGAGCTCACTGGTTATGGCAGATTTCACTACATCCTACTAGCAATATGTGGTCTCGTAAGCACCAGCGAGGAGATGGACGTCATTTCGATGTCCTTCATCCTGCCGTCGGCGCAGTGCGACCTCGACCTGAATACTCAATCGAAAGGATGGCTAAATTCGATTATCTTCATTGGCATGATGGTTGGAGCTTATGTCTGGGGAAGCGTTGCCGACTCGCTGGGTAGAAAGAAGGTCCTCATCGTCATCTCGATCATGAATGCCCTCTGCATTGTCGCTTCCTCATTCTCGCAGAACTACGAAACGTTTATGGTGTTTCGCTTCCTCAACGGTGCCGC CTTGGGAGGTAGTGGACCGGTCATTTGGTCCTACTTTGCCGAGTTCCAACCGAAAGCCAAGCGTGGCTCCATGCTTAGCTTCATGGCTGCCTTCTGGACCATTGGTAACCTGTTGGTAGCCGGGCTGGCCTGGTTGATCATTCCAGCGAACATTGGTTTCACCACCGCAGCCTTCACCTTCAACTCGTGGCGTATTTTCCTGATGGTTTGCTCGATACCTTCCTTCATCGTGGCCGGCCTGCTCCTCTATCTACCAGAATCTCCCAAGTTTTTGCTTTCCCAAGGCAAAATGGAGGACGCCCTGGCCATCTTCCGCGGTATCTACGTCACCAACACTGGCAAATCGGCGGACAACTACCCGGTAAAGGAGCTGATTATCGACGAAAAGCTCAAGAGTGAGCTTGAAGACGTGAAGAAACCGATCAAGAACAAGTACAAACGAATGCTGTTCAACATCATGGACAACAGCAAGCAACTTTTCATGTCGCCGATTGTGAAATTCACCACAATCTCGATCACGATCAATTTTACATTCCACATTGGCTACTACGGGCTGATGATGTGGTTCCCTGAGTTGTTTAACCGCTTCGACGAGTACACTCGAGCCCATCCGGACGTGGAAGAGGCTTCCGTGTGTCAGGTCACAGACTACGTGGTCAAAATGGGCTCCCATTCGGACACCGGCGTCTGCTCCGCAACCATTCCAAGCACAGTTTTCCTCGAATCACTGATCACGGTAGCGGCCGCCTTGCCAGCAAACGTTATCGCCGTTCTGTTCATGGACAAGCTGGGCAGAAAGTTCTTCCTCGTGTTCAGCACAATGTCCGCTGGTCTCTGCTCTGCCTCGATGTATCTCGTCACGAACAAACACCAGAACCTGGCCGTCTCAGCTATCTTCAGTGGCGTAATCTCGATGGGAAATGCTTCCCTCGATTGTCTCATTACGGAagtctttccaacgaatctcaG AGCAACTGGAGTGGCCATTTCGATGGTGGCGGCCCGTCTCGGTGGTATCATCGGAAACGTAGTGATAGCAACGCTCCTAGATCTGTACTGTCCGGCGCCGACCTTCATCGTGGCGATTCTGCTGGCTGGCGGTGGCCTGATGTGCCTGTTCTTGCCCAACACCACCCGGACGGCACTTTCCTAA